A stretch of Equus przewalskii isolate Varuska chromosome 11, EquPr2, whole genome shotgun sequence DNA encodes these proteins:
- the PTDSS2 gene encoding phosphatidylserine synthase 2 isoform X5 has protein sequence MIRDWWMCMIVSVMFEFLEYSLEHQLPNFSECWWDHWIMDVLVCNGLGIYCGMKTLEWLSLKTYKWQGLWNIPTYKGKMKRIVFQFTPYSWVRFEWKPASSLRRWLAVCGIILVFLLAELNTFYLKFVLWLPPEHYLVLLRLVFFVNVGGVAMREIYDFMDDPKLHKKLGQQAWLVAAITATELLIVVKYDPHTLTLSLPFYIAQCWVLGSVLLLTWTAWRFFLRDITLRYKETRRQKQQSRGDQGRAVGSMDGHPLGPDDPLPRPDDPLPGPDNPQGPGEAEMEGVPALN, from the exons ATGATCCGCGACTGGTGGATGTGCATGATCGTGAGCGTGATGTTCGAGTTCCTCGAGTACAGCCTGGAGCACCAGCTGCCCAACTTCAGCGAGTGCTGGTGGGATCAC TGGATCATGGACGTGCTTGTCTGCAACGGGCTGGGCATCTACTGCGGCATGAAGACCCTTGAGTGGCTGTCCCTGAAGACATACAAGTGGCAGGGTCTCTGGAACATTCCAACCTACAA GGGCAAGATGAAGAGGATCGTCTTCCAGTTCACGCCCTACAGCTGGGTCCGCTTCGAGTGGAAGCCTGCCTCCAGCCTGCGCCGCTGGCTGGCTGTGTGCGGCATCATCCTGGTG TTTTTGTTGGCAGAACTGAACACCTTCTACCTGAAGTTCGTGCTGTGGCTGCCCCCCGAGCACTACCTGGTCCTCCTGCGGCTGGTCTTCTTTGTGAACGTGGGTGGCGTGGCCATGCGGGAGATCTACGACTTCATGGATGACCC GAAGCTCCACAAGAAGCTGGGCCAGCAGGCCTGGCTGGTGGCGGCCATCACGGCCACGGAGCTGCTCATCGTGGTGAAGTATGACCCGCACACGCTCACGCTGTCGCTGCCCTTCTACATCGCCCAGTGCTGGGTGCTCGGCTCTGTGCTCCTGCTCACCTGGACTGCCTGGCGCTTCTTCCTGCG AGACATCACCCTGAGGTACAAGGAGACACGGCGGCAGAAGCAGCAGAGCAGAGGAGACCAGGGCAGAGCCGTTGGCAGCATGGACGGACACCCACTTGGGCCGGATGACCCTCTTCCTCGGCCGGACGACCCCCTGCCTGGCCCAGACAACCCCCAGGGACCCGGGGAGGCCGAGATGGAGGGGGTGCCAGCTCTGAACTGA